The genome window CTGGCGATTTCGACGGCGACATTTGCCTGTTTCAGGAAATCCTGCAGGTCGGCTGGCGGGGCGGCGTCGGTGATCAGCAGATCGACATCCTCCGGCGGCGCAATCCGGATCGGGGCCAGGCCCCCGAACTTGCTGGAATCGGCGGCGACCAGAACATGGTTCGACCGACGCATGATCTCCCGCGAAAACTCAGCCTCCTGCATGTCGAAAAGCATGAAGCCTGTCGTGGCGTCGATGGCGGCCGCGGACAGGATCGCGTGCTGGACATTGAACTGCCGGACGAAATTTATCGCCTCCCGGCCGAAGGCGCCCGCATCATGGGGCCGAAGCTCGCCCCCCGCCATGAACACGCGGTTGTTGTTCCGCGTCGCCAGGCTCTGGGCTACCGCAATGGAGTTAGTGACCACGAACAGGTCATGGTGATTGCGCAGGGCGCGCGCGACAAAGGCCGTGGTCGAGCCGATATCCAGAATCAGCGAATCCCCGTTTCGGATTCGCGCAGCGACCGCCTCTGCCACCTGCCGTTTCGCATTCGGGTTGACGTTCATCCGCTGGCTGAAAGTCGGTTCCTGGACGGCTTCGGCCAGGTAGACCCCGCCATGAACCTTCCGGACGATGCCCTGTTCGGCCAGACTTCGGACATTACGGCGGATGGTTTCCTCGGACACGTCCAGCCGTCGGGCCAGATCCTGAATCCGACAGGAACCTAGGATTTTCAGTTCCTCGAGTATTTCCATTTCTCGGTGCGTTGAATGAACCGTCAAGGGGCGTTCTCCGAAGTTTCAGGATTTCCTGACGCTGCCTTAGGGCGGCCGGAATATCCGGAACACGATCCTGATTAGCAATATCGAACCACAAAAACACACAAAAAGTCACATCGTTTGTTGACATTTGTGTGTTTCTCTCAAAAAATTCCCGCCTGTAACGCATAACAATGATGGTCCATCGTTGCCGATAGTCGGCGGCCATGGCTTGAACCGACGGAACAGGAACTGGGATCAATGAAAAGAAGCAGACTACTGGGGACGGCCTTTGCGGTCGTCGCAAGCATCGGTCTAGCGACCGCTGCGCAGGCCGAAGTGGAGTCCAAGGACCCGATCAAGCTCACCCTGCATGACTGGACGGGTCAGCTGGTCACGACGAAGATCATGGGGTCCGTTCTCCAGAATGCCGGCTACAATGTCGAGTATGTCCAGGCGGACTACATCGCGCAGTTTGCGGGTCTGAAGACCGGCGACCTTCATGTCGCGATGGAAATGTGGGAAACCACAGGCCGCGAGGCGATGGATGAGGCCACGGCCACGGGCAAGGTGGAAAATCTTGGCGAGACCGGCATGCTGGCGGTCGAGGAGTGGTGGTATCCCTCCTACATGAAGGAACTCTGCCCCGGCCTGCCAAACTGGGAGGCCCTGAACGATTGTGCGGAGGTCTTCTCAACGCCTGAAACGGCGCCGATGGGCCGCTATCTGGGCGCGCCGGTGACCTGGGGCGGGTTCGACGATGAACGTGTCGAGGCGCTGGAACTGGATTATGAAGTCGTCCACGCGGGAACCGATGCGGCGCTGTTTGCCGAACTGGAATCCGCCTATCAGCGCAAGGCGCCGATCCTGCTTTGGGTCTATGCGCCGCACTGGGCGCAGATCAAGTATGAGGGCGAGTGGATCGAGTTCCCGGAATACACGGCCGAGTGTTACAATGACCCGTCCTGGGGCAGCAACGAGGACATGGCCTATGACTGCGGCAAGCCGCGCGGCCCGATCTGGAAAGTTGCCTGGGCCGGCGTGAAGGACAAGTGGCCGGGCGCCCATGCTGCAATCAAGAACTTCACGATCTCCAATGACGAGATGGCGGGCATGATCGCCCAGATCGACCTGGAAGGGCGTGACCTGGACGCGGTCGTTGCCGATTGGGTCAAGGCCAATGAAGCGACTTGGAAGGGTTGGATCGGCCAGTAAGGTGTGATGTCTCCTTGCCCGGCCGTCGTTGTCTGAGTTTCGATGGCGACGGCCGGTGCCTTTCTTCGAGAGCTGTTTTAAGCGTCTCTGTATAATCGGAACTGTCTGAAACGTTGCTGCCCGGCGCGCAGGATCACGGCTGCGCGGGAACCGGGTGCCATATCGCCGTCTCGGCGTACGGGGTCGTCATGGAACATTCGCCGGTCAAGCTCGCCTGCCACAATGTCTGGAAGCTCTTTGGCAATGGTGCCGAACGTGTGATGGCACAGACCCGGGGCAATCCCGGAATGGCCGAGATCGAGCAGGCCGGTCTGATCGGGGCGGTCCGAAACGCCAATCTGGAAATTCGCGAAGGCGAGATTTTCGTCATCATGGGACTGTCCGGTTCCGGAAAGTCGACCCTGGTGCGGTGTCTGTCGCGGCTGATCGAGCCGACAGCGGGGGAGATCCTCTTCGACGGCCGCGACCTACTGCGCGCCGACGAACGCGAGATGATCGACATTCGCCGTCACAAGATGGGCATGGTGTTTCAGCATTTCGCGCTGCTGCCCCATCTCACGGTCCTGCAGAATGTGGCCTTTCCTCTGGATGTTCAGGGGATTTCGAGGGCGGAGCGCGAGAAGGCGGCCCATGAGGTCATCGAACTGGTCGGCCTGAAAGGGCGCGAATCCTATTATCCGCGGGAATTGTCCGGCGGTCAGCAGCAGCGGGTGGGCATCGCGCGCTCCCTGGCGGTCAATCCCGAATTGTGGTTCCTCGACGAGCCGTTTTCGGCCCTTGATCCGCTGATCCGGAGAGAGATGCAGGACGAGTTTCTGCGCCTGCAGAACCTGCTGCGCAAAACCATCGTCTTTATCACGCATGACTTTGACGAAGCGATCCGACTGGCCGACCGGATCGCCATCATGAAGGACGGAGAGGTCATCCAGATCGCGTCGCCGGAGGAACTGGTCCTCAATCCGGCGACAGACTATGTCGCCGAGTTCACGCGGCATATACCGCGTGCCAAGGTTCTGACCGCCGGGTCCCTGGCCCGGGACGGGGAACCGAAAGGCACGATCGCCGGTTCCGTCAAGGCCTCCGACCGGATCGAGGACATTGCCGATCGCGTGGAGTCGGCCGACGGTCCCATGGCCGTCGAAGACGGCAATGGCAGTCGGATCGGCTATATCGAGCGTCAGCAGGTGATCGACGTCCTTGTCGGTCGGGTGCCGGCAAAATGATCTCGCTCGGGTCCTATAGCATTTCCAGAAAGGCGGCCTTCTGGCTTGCCATTCTCGCGGCCTCGATACTGCTGGGGCAGTATGGCAAGGATCTGGCGGCCGCCCTGGACGCAAAATGGCTGATCAAGTTTCCGCGGGATCTGACATTCCCCATAAAGGACGACATCAGCCGTTTCATGGCCTGGTTGGTTGAGGATGCGGGATTCGGGCTCTTCAGCTTCGTCGACCTGACCCGCGGGATCGCCTGGCTGATCGAGGTGCCTTACGCGTTCATGCGCGGCCTCCTGATCGACGGTCTGGTATTCGGGGTCGGCAACGAGGCGGTCCAGATACTGCCGCCGCTCAGCTGGGTCGCCGTGATTGCCGTTGTCGTCGCAATCGGTCGGTGGGCCGGCAGTTGGATTCTGGCCGGCTTCGTCGGCGCCTGCTTTCTCTACCTCGCGGCATTCGGGGAATGGGAAAGTGCGATGGTCACGCTGGCCTCCATTCTCATCGCGGTTCCCTTCGGGGTTGCGGGCGGTCTCGGACTGGGCGTGGCGGGCTTCAAGTGGCGCTGGCTGGACCGAATTCTGACGCCGATTCTGGACCTGATGCAGACCGTCCCGGTCTTCGCCTATCTGGTGCCGATCCTGTTTCTCTTCGGGTTCGGCCCGGTTTCCGCGCTGGTCGCCACGGTGATCTATGCCATGCCGCCGATGGTCCGGGTCACGACACTGGCGTTGCGGGCGGTCCCGGCGGAGATCGACGAATTCAGCCGAATGGCCGGCTGCACGGAACGGCAGCGACTATGGCGCGTTCTGATCCCGACGGCGCTTCCGGGCCTCATGGTCGGCGTGAACCAGGTCATCATGCTGTCGCTGAACATGGTCATCATTGCCTCCATGATCGGGGCAGGGGGCCTTGGCTACGATGTCCTGACATCCCTGCGCCGGTTGGATATTGGCGGCGGGCTGGAATCCGGCGTTGCGATCGTGGTGCTGGCCATCGCCCTGGACCGGTTGAGCCAGGCCATGGTCAGCCGCGCATCGCCCGCCCATAGCGAGGACAACCGGGGATTCCTGAAACGCCACCCCTGGCTGACGACCTGTGTCGCGGTGATCGTGGGAACAGGGCTTCTGGGACTGATCGCGCCGGCGGTTCAAAGCTATCCGGAAGCGGCCCAGATCACGACCGGAAAGATCTGGGAGGATCTGGTCGGCTGGTTGAACGTCAACTTCTTCGATCAGATCGAAGCGGTGAAGACCTTTGCCCTGATCCACTTCATGGTGCCGGTCAAAAGGCTTCTGCTAGAACTGCCCTGGCCCTGGGTCTTGTTCATCCTCACGCTGGCGGGGTGGCAGCTGGGCGGCCTCCGCCTCGCCTGCCTGTGCTTTGCACTGACCGCCTTTATCCTGAGCAACGGTCTTTGGGCGAAGGCGATGATCACCGTCTATCTCTGCGGCGTTTCCGTCGTCATCGCCTGTCTGATCGGCATTCCGCTGGGAATTCTCTCTGCCCAGAACGACCGCGCAAATCGCGTTGTTCAGGCCGGGATCGATACGCTTCAGACGCTGCCCAGTTTCGTCTATCTGATACCCGTGGTGATGCTGTTCCGGGTCGGGGATTTCTCGGCGATGATTGCCGTGATCCTCTATGCCCTGGCACCGGCGGTCCGTTATGCCTCGCACGGTATCCGTTCGATTCCGCCGGAACTTCTGGAGGCTGGGATCGTGTCCGGCTGCACGCGTCGCCAATTGCTGACCCGCATCAAGCTGCCGTTGGCCATGCCGGAAATCATGTTGGGCATCAATCAGACCATCATGTTGGCCCTGTCGATGCTGGTGATTACCGCCCTGGTCGGTACGCGGGACCTGGGCCAGGAAGTCTACATCGCCCTGACCAAGGCGGATACCGGGCGCGGGGTCGTGGCGGGCCTGTCCGTTGCCTTCATTGCCATCATTGCCGACCGGCTGATCTCCGCCGGTGCTGTCCGGGCCCGGAAACGGCTGGGGTTGAACTGAGATGCAGGGGGACCGAAGCATGACCGATGCCTTGACCAAGGCCAGCCGACTGTCCTTCTGGACCGGGCCCGTCGATCCCCAGCCTCTCGGTGGCGGGATCACCAATGTCAATTTCGTGGTGGAGGATGCCGGGCGGAAATACGTCGTACGGGTCGGCAACGACATCCCGGTTCACCAGGTGATGCGGTTCAACGAACTGGCCGCCAGTCGCGCCGCGGAAGCGATCGGCCTGTCGCCGGCCCTACGGCATTACGAACCCGGTGCCCTTGTGATCGATTTCGTCGAGGGGCGTACGCTGACGGAGGAGGACGTTCGGAACCCGGCGACCCTTTCCCGCATCGTGCCGCTGATCCGGCGCTGCCATCAGGAGATGCCGGCGGCCGTGCGCGGCCCGGTCCTGATGTTCTGGGTCTTCCATGTCATTCGCGATTATGCCGCCACCTTGCGCGACGGCGGCAGCCGCCATACCGAAAAGCTGGACGATCTGCTACGTACGTCCGCGGATCTGGAGCGCGCCGTGGGGCCGGTCGACGTGGTGTTCGGCCACAACGATCTGCTGTGCGGCAACTTCATCGACGACGGCGACCGGATCTGGCTGATCGACTGGGACTATGCGGGGTTCAACAGCCCGCTGTTCGATCTCGGCGGCCTTGCCTCCAACAACGGTATTGAGGGCGACCAGGAAAGGGAGCTCCTGCGGCTCTATCTCGGGGAGGACCCGACGCCGGATCTGTGCCGCCGGTACGAGGCGATGAAATGCGCCTCCCTGCTGCGCGAGACCATGTGGAGCATGGTCTCCGAGATACATTCGGAAATCGACTTCGACTATTCCGCCTACACCTCAGAGAACCTTTCGCGGCTCAACGCCGCCCTGGCGACCTTCCGGTCGGTTCAAGTTCAAGGAAAACAGAAATGACGGGACTTCCTCAATCCGCGCGGACGGTCATTATCGGCGGTGGCATTGTCGGCTGTTCGACGGCCTATCACCTGGGCAAGCTTGGCTGGACGGACACAGTACTGCTGGAGCGTCACAAGCTGACCTCCGGCACGACATTCCATGCGGCCGGGCTGGTCGGTCAGCTGCGCTCCAATGCCAACATCACCCAATTGCTGGGCAATTCCGTCGATCTGTACAACCGACTGGAAGCGGAGACCGGCCTGTCGACCGGCTGGAAGATGAATGGTGGGCTGCGTCTGGCCTGTAACGAGGAGCGTTGGACCGAGGTCAAGCGGCAGGCCACGACCGCGCGGTCCTTCGGCCTGGAAATGCATCTGCTGACCCCGAAGGAAGCGCAGGACCTCTGGCCGTTGATGAATGTCGACGATGTCGTCGGCGCGGCCTATCTGCCGACCGACGGACAGGCGAACCCGTCGGATATCACCCAGGCCCTGGCCCGCGGCGCGCGGAATGCGGGCGTGACCATTGTCGAGGATGTCGGCGTAAATGCCATTGTCGTAGAGGATGGCCGCATCACGGGTGTGGAGACCAGCGCCGGCCGGATCGACTGCGAGAAGGTGATCTGTTGTGCCGGGCAATGGACCCGCACTCTTGCGGCAAGTGTCGGCGTCAACGTGCCGCTGGTTTCGGTCGAGCATCAGTACATGGTCACCGAACAGATCGACGGTGTTACGTCCGACATGCCGACGCTGCGCGATCCGGATCGACTGACCTACTACAAGGAAGAAGTCGGCGGCCTGGTGATGGGCGGCTATGAACCCAATCCGATCCCCTGGGCGGTCGATGGGATTCCCGATGGCTTCCACTATTCGTTGCTCGACTCGAACTTTGACCATTTCGAACAGTTGATGGAGCTGGCGCTGGGACGCGTGCCGGCCCTGGAAACCGCCGGCGTCAAACAGCTGCTGAACGGACCGGAAAGCTTTACCCCGGACGGCAACTTCATCCTGGGGGAGGCGCCGGAACTGCGGAACTTCTATGTCGGGGCAGGCTTCAACGCCTTTGGCATCGCCGCGGGCGGAGGCGCCGGCCAGGCCCTTGCGGAATGGGTCCATGCCGGGGAGCCGCCCTATGACCTGTGGCCGGTCGATATTCGACGGTTCGGCCGTCCGCATTTCGACACGGACTGGGTGCGCACCCGCACGCTGGAGGCCTATGGCAAGCACTACACGATCGCCTGGCCGTCGGAAGAACACGATAGCGGCCGGCCGTGCCGCCGGTCGCCGCTCTATGACATTCTTCAGAAGGACGGTGCCTGTTTCGGTGAAAAACTGGGATGGGAACGGCCGAACTGGTACGCCGACCGGGATGCGGAGGAGACCCCAAAGGACGAATACAGCTTTCAGCGCCCCAACTGGTTCGACGCCGTCGGCCGGGAGCACAAGGCCGCGCGGGAAGACGCGGTCCTGTTCGACCAGACAAGCTTTGCCAAATTCGAACTGAAGGGGCCTGACGCCGGTCGCGCACTGGACTGGATCTGTGCCAACCGCATCGAC of Alphaproteobacteria bacterium contains these proteins:
- a CDS encoding DeoR/GlpR family DNA-binding transcription regulator, yielding MEILEELKILGSCRIQDLARRLDVSEETIRRNVRSLAEQGIVRKVHGGVYLAEAVQEPTFSQRMNVNPNAKRQVAEAVAARIRNGDSLILDIGSTTAFVARALRNHHDLFVVTNSIAVAQSLATRNNNRVFMAGGELRPHDAGAFGREAINFVRQFNVQHAILSAAAIDATTGFMLFDMQEAEFSREIMRRSNHVLVAADSSKFGGLAPIRIAPPEDVDLLITDAAPPADLQDFLKQANVAVEIASDVPAPDMSE
- a CDS encoding ABC transporter substrate-binding protein is translated as MKRSRLLGTAFAVVASIGLATAAQAEVESKDPIKLTLHDWTGQLVTTKIMGSVLQNAGYNVEYVQADYIAQFAGLKTGDLHVAMEMWETTGREAMDEATATGKVENLGETGMLAVEEWWYPSYMKELCPGLPNWEALNDCAEVFSTPETAPMGRYLGAPVTWGGFDDERVEALELDYEVVHAGTDAALFAELESAYQRKAPILLWVYAPHWAQIKYEGEWIEFPEYTAECYNDPSWGSNEDMAYDCGKPRGPIWKVAWAGVKDKWPGAHAAIKNFTISNDEMAGMIAQIDLEGRDLDAVVADWVKANEATWKGWIGQ
- a CDS encoding betaine/proline/choline family ABC transporter ATP-binding protein (Members of the family are the ATP-binding subunit of ABC transporters for substrates such as betaine, L-proline or other amino acids, choline, carnitine, etc. The substrate specificity is best determined from the substrate-binding subunit, rather than this subunit, as it interacts with the permease subunit and not with substrate directly.) yields the protein MEHSPVKLACHNVWKLFGNGAERVMAQTRGNPGMAEIEQAGLIGAVRNANLEIREGEIFVIMGLSGSGKSTLVRCLSRLIEPTAGEILFDGRDLLRADEREMIDIRRHKMGMVFQHFALLPHLTVLQNVAFPLDVQGISRAEREKAAHEVIELVGLKGRESYYPRELSGGQQQRVGIARSLAVNPELWFLDEPFSALDPLIRREMQDEFLRLQNLLRKTIVFITHDFDEAIRLADRIAIMKDGEVIQIASPEELVLNPATDYVAEFTRHIPRAKVLTAGSLARDGEPKGTIAGSVKASDRIEDIADRVESADGPMAVEDGNGSRIGYIERQQVIDVLVGRVPAK
- a CDS encoding ABC transporter permease subunit; protein product: MISLGSYSISRKAAFWLAILAASILLGQYGKDLAAALDAKWLIKFPRDLTFPIKDDISRFMAWLVEDAGFGLFSFVDLTRGIAWLIEVPYAFMRGLLIDGLVFGVGNEAVQILPPLSWVAVIAVVVAIGRWAGSWILAGFVGACFLYLAAFGEWESAMVTLASILIAVPFGVAGGLGLGVAGFKWRWLDRILTPILDLMQTVPVFAYLVPILFLFGFGPVSALVATVIYAMPPMVRVTTLALRAVPAEIDEFSRMAGCTERQRLWRVLIPTALPGLMVGVNQVIMLSLNMVIIASMIGAGGLGYDVLTSLRRLDIGGGLESGVAIVVLAIALDRLSQAMVSRASPAHSEDNRGFLKRHPWLTTCVAVIVGTGLLGLIAPAVQSYPEAAQITTGKIWEDLVGWLNVNFFDQIEAVKTFALIHFMVPVKRLLLELPWPWVLFILTLAGWQLGGLRLACLCFALTAFILSNGLWAKAMITVYLCGVSVVIACLIGIPLGILSAQNDRANRVVQAGIDTLQTLPSFVYLIPVVMLFRVGDFSAMIAVILYALAPAVRYASHGIRSIPPELLEAGIVSGCTRRQLLTRIKLPLAMPEIMLGINQTIMLALSMLVITALVGTRDLGQEVYIALTKADTGRGVVAGLSVAFIAIIADRLISAGAVRARKRLGLN
- a CDS encoding phosphotransferase; translated protein: MTDALTKASRLSFWTGPVDPQPLGGGITNVNFVVEDAGRKYVVRVGNDIPVHQVMRFNELAASRAAEAIGLSPALRHYEPGALVIDFVEGRTLTEEDVRNPATLSRIVPLIRRCHQEMPAAVRGPVLMFWVFHVIRDYAATLRDGGSRHTEKLDDLLRTSADLERAVGPVDVVFGHNDLLCGNFIDDGDRIWLIDWDYAGFNSPLFDLGGLASNNGIEGDQERELLRLYLGEDPTPDLCRRYEAMKCASLLRETMWSMVSEIHSEIDFDYSAYTSENLSRLNAALATFRSVQVQGKQK
- a CDS encoding FAD-dependent oxidoreductase, whose protein sequence is MTGLPQSARTVIIGGGIVGCSTAYHLGKLGWTDTVLLERHKLTSGTTFHAAGLVGQLRSNANITQLLGNSVDLYNRLEAETGLSTGWKMNGGLRLACNEERWTEVKRQATTARSFGLEMHLLTPKEAQDLWPLMNVDDVVGAAYLPTDGQANPSDITQALARGARNAGVTIVEDVGVNAIVVEDGRITGVETSAGRIDCEKVICCAGQWTRTLAASVGVNVPLVSVEHQYMVTEQIDGVTSDMPTLRDPDRLTYYKEEVGGLVMGGYEPNPIPWAVDGIPDGFHYSLLDSNFDHFEQLMELALGRVPALETAGVKQLLNGPESFTPDGNFILGEAPELRNFYVGAGFNAFGIAAGGGAGQALAEWVHAGEPPYDLWPVDIRRFGRPHFDTDWVRTRTLEAYGKHYTIAWPSEEHDSGRPCRRSPLYDILQKDGACFGEKLGWERPNWYADRDAEETPKDEYSFQRPNWFDAVGREHKAAREDAVLFDQTSFAKFELKGPDAGRALDWICANRIDKPVGSLTYTQMLNDHGGIECDLTIARTGTDSYYIVTGTGFATHDFDWINRNIPVGANAQLFDITSSNAVLSLMGPRARDILAAVTRDDVSNEGFKFGTAKRIGIAGCPVLALRVTYVGELGWELHMPVEYAVSVYEALHAAGRVHSLRNAGYRAIETLRLEKGYRAWGSDIGPDHTPVEAGLGWAVKLKSNIDFRGRAAIEAQKREGVRKSLACFTVDDPSITLLGRETILRNGERVGWLTSAGYGHTVGCSIGYGYVRNKGGVDPDFLKSGEYELEVAAQKVPATLHLKPLYDPDMAKVKA